A part of Terriglobus roseus genomic DNA contains:
- a CDS encoding MFS transporter produces MNPEASQDTVEESPVPAVAGAAAAPRVAQSNGFGPLKIPLFRDRWIASTVSNVGTWMQDTAATWLMTALTGSPLLIASMQTAASLPVLMLGLFAGATADIFERRRLLIFWQAWQMVAVFLMAVLALLGVIGPMALLSLTFLMNVGSAMNSPAWQAIVPELVPREELPNAVSLASASNNLARAVGPAMGGLMVALFVKASTGAGWVFALNAGSFAAVIWVLYKWKRKPLFKSALPAERIFGSVGTGLRYLRYAPVLQAIFLRAFLFTFSAAAVWSLLSLIARREFTHSHYISGATGYGVLNGSMGLGAVLAAVALPRIRAKFTADRVLAVASVQFLATLLVLAFIHSVTLDILFLIGGGFAWTCTMATLNTGVQLSSPGWVQARALGMYQMIFQGGLALGSFVWGYVAEHSSVTASMTSAAVLIAIAMPVTLRLHVLRGSLPDLTPYQFKRPVPHLELEPAPEDGPVRILVDYIVDVENYNEFVGRIHKLREVRLRTGAIRWAVFRDGNDAERLEESFVMESWLDYLRSRERMTTEDFAVLQCVRDLHKGEELPRVTHQVYAKEMTHHS; encoded by the coding sequence ATGAATCCAGAAGCAAGCCAGGACACCGTTGAAGAATCGCCCGTACCAGCCGTAGCTGGTGCTGCCGCAGCACCGCGAGTGGCACAGAGTAACGGGTTTGGTCCACTGAAGATACCGCTGTTCCGTGATCGTTGGATCGCTTCCACCGTGTCCAATGTGGGGACGTGGATGCAGGACACCGCGGCTACGTGGTTGATGACGGCGTTGACGGGGTCGCCGTTGTTGATTGCATCCATGCAGACCGCAGCCAGCTTGCCGGTGTTGATGCTTGGATTATTTGCAGGTGCCACGGCGGATATCTTTGAGCGTCGCAGGTTGCTGATCTTCTGGCAGGCATGGCAGATGGTTGCCGTGTTTCTGATGGCGGTGCTGGCGCTGCTTGGTGTGATCGGGCCCATGGCGCTGTTGTCACTGACGTTCCTGATGAACGTAGGCTCTGCAATGAACAGCCCAGCATGGCAGGCGATTGTGCCCGAACTGGTGCCACGTGAAGAGTTGCCGAATGCTGTTTCGCTTGCTTCAGCTAGCAACAATCTTGCGCGCGCTGTCGGCCCTGCCATGGGCGGACTCATGGTGGCGTTGTTCGTCAAAGCGAGCACAGGCGCGGGATGGGTGTTTGCGCTGAATGCAGGATCATTCGCAGCGGTGATCTGGGTGCTCTACAAGTGGAAGCGCAAACCACTGTTCAAGAGCGCTCTGCCTGCGGAACGCATCTTCGGTTCGGTTGGAACGGGGTTGCGGTACTTGCGTTATGCGCCTGTGTTGCAGGCAATCTTTTTACGTGCGTTTCTGTTTACGTTTTCTGCCGCTGCGGTTTGGTCGCTGCTGTCACTGATTGCGAGGCGTGAATTCACGCACAGCCATTACATCTCTGGCGCGACCGGCTATGGTGTGTTGAATGGCTCGATGGGACTGGGTGCTGTTCTGGCGGCTGTTGCGCTGCCGCGCATCCGTGCGAAGTTTACTGCGGACCGTGTGCTTGCAGTGGCCAGCGTGCAGTTCCTGGCAACGTTGCTGGTGCTTGCATTCATTCACTCTGTCACACTGGATATTTTGTTTCTCATCGGTGGTGGCTTCGCGTGGACTTGTACTATGGCCACGCTGAATACCGGTGTGCAATTGTCTTCGCCGGGATGGGTGCAGGCGCGTGCACTAGGCATGTACCAGATGATTTTTCAAGGAGGACTGGCGCTGGGCTCGTTTGTCTGGGGTTATGTTGCGGAACACAGCAGTGTCACCGCTTCAATGACCAGCGCTGCTGTACTCATTGCAATTGCCATGCCTGTCACGTTACGACTGCATGTTTTGCGCGGCAGCTTGCCTGACCTTACGCCCTATCAGTTCAAACGTCCCGTGCCACATCTGGAATTGGAGCCCGCTCCGGAAGATGGTCCGGTCCGCATTCTTGTGGACTACATTGTGGACGTCGAGAATTACAACGAGTTCGTTGGTCGCATTCACAAGCTGCGCGAGGTGCGTCTTCGCACAGGAGCGATCCGATGGGCCGTGTTTCGTGATGGCAATGATGCGGAGCGGTTGGAAGAGAGCTTTGTCATGGAAAGCTGGCTGGACTATCTTCGTAGTCGCGAACGCATGACGACGGAGGACTTTGCAGTGTTGCAATGCGTGCGCGACCTGCACAAGGGTGAAGAACTACCCCGTGTAACGCATCAGGTGTACGCAAAAGAGATGACGCACCACAGCTAG